One region of Polypterus senegalus isolate Bchr_013 chromosome 11, ASM1683550v1, whole genome shotgun sequence genomic DNA includes:
- the LOC120538610 gene encoding jerky protein homolog-like, which produces MVFATKNEEEKREKVIWSDQTKTELFGQTSKRPCSFARARNNGIPISGPVIQAQAEKLYKEIHGPDADPEFTVSSGWLKRWKQRHSISQIKINDEIKLADTVAAEEFIPKFQQFIEEQQLIEEMIYNADETGFYYKIPPDRTLAMKKDKTSKEGYKQIKDRVTMLFCCKWTGYHKLTPLCIGKFGSPRCFHNISMSSLPLDYDHSKNAIFEKWFHQTFIPDVCRHLRSKGMEPQAYLLLESCPAHPPTETLKSRDGKIFIYYLPKNTTSKIQPLDQGIISVFKANYRWKMIKSMVEEDKSVPMFLKTVRIKEHCPITENPTTVEEDEDEDLLGFSPEEVPEAEQKLISAVHSSVPVQEILAAWSTIDDDVPIASSILAEENHNEDEEEEDPVPVPPTRTADDAVKGLKVALEYYERVGDKVKTLQLKSLIINAKMRASRNNKQADITSYFSKK; this is translated from the exons ATGGTATTTGCTACAAAGAATGAGGAAGAAAAGAGGGAGAAAGTTATATGGTCAGAtcagaccaaaacagaactttttggccagacttcaaagag gccctgcagttttgcaagagctaGAAACAATGGTATCCCTATTTCTGGTCCAGTCATCCAAGCGCAGGCAGAAAAATTATACAAGGAAATTCATGGTCCCGATGCAGATCCTGAGTTTACAGTTTCAAGTGGCTGGTTGAAAAGGTGGAAACAGCGACACAGCATTTCACAAATAAAGATCAATGACGAGATTAAGTTAGCAGACACTGTAGCAGCAGAAGAGTTCATTCCCAAATTTCAACAAttcatagaagaacagcagctaATAGAAGAGATGATTTACAACGCTGATGAAACAGGCTTTTACTACAAAATACCGCCTGATAGGACTTTAGCCATGAAGAAAGACAAGACCAGCAAAGAAGGTTATAAACAGATCAAAGACAGGGTGACAATGTTATTTTGCTGTAAATGGACAGGTTATCACAAGCTAACACCTCTTTGTATTGGCAAGTTTGGATCCCCAAGATGTTTCCACAACATCAGCATGTCATCATTACCACTGGACTACGATCACAGCAAGAATGCAATTTTTGAGAAGTGGTTTCACCAAACATTCATCCCTGATGTCTGTAGGCACCTTAGAAGCAAGGGAATGGAACCACAAGCATACCTACTTCTAGAAAGCTGTCCAGCCCACCCCCCTACAGAGACATTGAAGTCCAGAGATGGcaagattttcatttattacCTTCCAAAGAATACAACGTCGAAGATTCAGCCCCTAGATCAAGGCATCATTTCTGTGTTCAAGGCCAATTATAGATGGAAGATGATAAAGTCCATGGTTGAAGAAGATAAGAGTGTCCCTATGTTCCTGAAGACTGTAAGAATTAAAGAGCACT GTCCCATCACAGAGAACCCCACTACTGTTGAAGAAGACGAAGATGAAGACTTACTAGGTTTCAGTCCAGAAGAAGTACCGGAGGCAGAACAGAAGTTGATCTCGGCTGTCCACTCAAGTGTACCAGTACAAGAAATCCTTGCAGCATGGTCCACCATAGATGATGACGTCCCAATAGCATCCTCCATTTTAGCTGAAGAAAACCacaatgaagatgaagaagaagaagatcctgTCCCAGTACCTCCAACTAGAACCGCTGATGATGCAGTTAAAGGACTTAAAGTGGCGTTAGAGTACTACGAGCGTGTGGGGGATAAAGTAAAGACACTACAGCTGAAGTCTCTCATAATAAATGCCAAGATGAGAGCATCTAGGAACAATAAGCAAGCTGACATCACCTcctatttttctaaaaaataa